Proteins encoded by one window of Fodinicurvata sp. EGI_FJ10296:
- a CDS encoding multidrug effflux MFS transporter, whose protein sequence is MTPGTRSDRDAASAADQDLLSRHGLTVGGITALTTLFTALGPISMSMYAPAMPALARTLDTTVGMVQLTLTIYLIAFAVAQLVHGPLSDRFGRKPVLMAGLAIFVTGSLAAALAPSIGWLIAARFVQAIGVCAGAVIARAIVRDLFDGAAAARVMAAIGMALTIAPAIGPILGGYLTAWLDWRAIFVFHTLCGLLLAALTYRSLPETNVHKDPGALDPTRMAGNFATMLVTPQFVGFAVINACMLAGLFLFAAVGPFVFIDVLGVHTANYGWLTLLTTSAYFAGATIARRQSGRWGMRRMVLIGAGCSCLGCALLVGAVATGIVTVVSMITPMMMLTLGIGLSMPGAMAGALTPFPHIAGSASALLGFLQMGLGSVALVIAGIMGQNTVLALAAIPTGAMIIGLTVFLTMVPASADLEKSAS, encoded by the coding sequence ATGACCCCGGGGACCCGGTCCGATCGCGACGCCGCATCGGCGGCGGATCAGGACCTTTTGTCGCGCCACGGTCTGACAGTGGGCGGCATCACGGCGTTGACGACACTGTTCACGGCCCTCGGCCCGATTTCCATGTCCATGTACGCCCCGGCGATGCCGGCTCTGGCCCGGACACTGGACACGACCGTGGGCATGGTCCAGCTGACGCTGACGATCTATCTGATCGCCTTTGCTGTCGCCCAGCTGGTCCACGGCCCGCTGTCGGACCGGTTCGGACGCAAGCCGGTGTTGATGGCAGGGCTGGCCATTTTCGTCACCGGCAGCCTGGCCGCGGCCCTGGCACCGAGCATCGGATGGCTGATCGCGGCCCGGTTCGTTCAGGCAATCGGGGTGTGCGCCGGTGCGGTCATCGCGCGTGCCATCGTGCGCGACCTGTTCGACGGCGCGGCCGCCGCGCGGGTCATGGCCGCGATCGGCATGGCGCTGACCATCGCGCCGGCAATCGGCCCGATCCTGGGCGGCTATCTGACCGCCTGGCTCGATTGGCGGGCGATTTTCGTTTTCCACACGTTATGCGGCCTGCTGCTTGCCGCGCTGACTTATCGGTCGCTGCCTGAAACCAATGTCCACAAGGACCCCGGCGCCCTGGACCCCACACGCATGGCCGGAAATTTCGCCACCATGCTGGTGACGCCGCAATTCGTCGGCTTCGCCGTCATCAACGCCTGCATGCTGGCCGGATTGTTCCTGTTCGCCGCGGTCGGTCCATTCGTGTTCATCGATGTGCTGGGCGTCCATACCGCCAATTACGGCTGGCTGACCCTGCTGACGACCAGCGCTTATTTCGCCGGGGCGACGATCGCGCGGCGGCAATCCGGCCGATGGGGCATGCGCAGGATGGTGCTGATCGGCGCCGGCTGTTCGTGTCTCGGCTGCGCCCTCCTGGTCGGCGCCGTCGCCACCGGAATCGTTACGGTCGTATCGATGATCACGCCGATGATGATGTTGACGCTCGGTATCGGCCTGTCGATGCCGGGCGCGATGGCCGGTGCGCTGACACCGTTTCCGCATATCGCCGGCTCGGCCTCGGCATTGCTGGGTTTCCTGCAGATGGGTCTGGGCTCGGTCGCACTGGTGATCGCCGGGATCATGGGCCAGAACACCGTGCTCGCGCTTGCCGCCATTCCCACCGGGGCAATGATCATCGGTCTGACCGTTTTTCTGACCATGGTACCGGCGTCGGCCGATCTGGAGAAGTCCGCCTCGTGA
- a CDS encoding DUF58 domain-containing protein, with translation MTDPIASSGSDRRISPGARLALFGWPGIGVLAALTLAGAWYGMTAVTLLGALVAGTGLIARGWAALALTGLTAERSLSGRRAFPGDTVTLTITLDNAKPLPLSWVRAEQILPRALSPAPIPGKDDTGPDPALTDGPTAETRRLTVETPLGWYQTATLTRRFACHKRGWYPLPGLEVASADVFGLFVRSRTTTGDDAVIVYPRIQALGDLGLPARHPLGNTRDPRRLFEDPSRPMGIREYGPETPFKAIHWKASARTGQLQATVFEPTVALETVVLLAADGFAGPEADRAFEIGVSAAASLAHRELGRRRAVGLYSNGHQAPDRGAILIPPGREADREMMLLEALARLQRRPTEPLAAFLDERVGRFGAGATLAVIADTLPIAALARLDAINRRGRPVVLLRTGDGTIPAVSFPVRQLSLDTGNGVAA, from the coding sequence GTGACGGACCCGATCGCCTCTTCCGGTAGCGACCGGCGTATCTCTCCGGGCGCCCGGCTGGCGCTTTTCGGCTGGCCCGGTATCGGCGTTCTGGCAGCGCTGACGCTGGCCGGGGCCTGGTATGGCATGACGGCGGTGACACTGCTGGGGGCGCTGGTCGCCGGTACCGGTCTGATCGCCCGCGGCTGGGCCGCCCTGGCACTGACCGGCCTTACCGCCGAACGCAGCCTCTCCGGCCGGCGCGCGTTTCCCGGCGACACTGTCACGCTGACAATCACTCTGGACAACGCCAAGCCGTTGCCGCTCAGTTGGGTGCGCGCGGAACAGATCCTGCCGCGCGCGCTCTCGCCCGCCCCGATCCCCGGCAAGGACGACACTGGCCCCGATCCTGCCCTGACCGACGGTCCGACGGCCGAGACGCGGCGACTGACGGTGGAGACACCTCTGGGGTGGTATCAGACGGCGACCTTGACCCGCAGGTTCGCGTGCCACAAGCGCGGCTGGTATCCGCTGCCGGGTCTGGAAGTCGCCAGCGCCGACGTATTCGGCCTGTTCGTGCGCAGCCGCACCACGACCGGCGACGACGCCGTTATTGTCTATCCGCGCATTCAGGCACTGGGCGATCTGGGCCTGCCTGCGCGCCATCCGCTGGGCAACACGCGCGACCCGCGCCGACTGTTCGAAGATCCCAGCCGCCCCATGGGCATTCGCGAATATGGGCCGGAAACGCCGTTCAAGGCGATTCACTGGAAAGCGTCGGCACGTACCGGCCAGCTTCAGGCGACGGTGTTCGAGCCGACCGTCGCGCTGGAAACGGTGGTGCTGCTGGCAGCCGACGGCTTCGCCGGTCCGGAGGCCGATCGCGCCTTCGAGATCGGCGTAAGCGCAGCGGCCTCGCTGGCGCATCGCGAACTCGGCCGCCGACGCGCCGTCGGGCTCTATTCCAACGGCCATCAGGCACCCGACCGGGGCGCGATCCTGATCCCGCCCGGCCGCGAAGCCGACCGCGAAATGATGCTGCTGGAGGCCCTGGCCCGCCTGCAGCGCCGACCGACCGAACCGCTGGCCGCGTTTCTGGATGAACGCGTCGGGCGATTCGGCGCCGGTGCGACGCTGGCGGTGATCGCCGACACGCTGCCGATCGCGGCCCTTGCCCGGCTGGACGCGATCAATCGCCGCGGACGACCGGTCGTGCTGCTCCGGACCGGTGACGGCACTATCCCGGCGGTCTCGTTTCCGGTCCGCCAACTGTCGCT
- a CDS encoding MarR family transcriptional regulator — translation MSDSPGIGFLLNDIARLMRLSFERKAGPGSLSRAQWSVLANLDRNDGISQAELACLLEVDPVTVTRLVDRLVAAELVVRSPDPDDRRVHRLSLTAHAQPHLARMAEIAGIVRSEALDGLEPEEVERFTRVADHIRSNLSRARTQHAGREKAAGR, via the coding sequence ATGTCGGATTCACCTGGCATCGGGTTCCTGCTGAACGACATCGCCCGGCTGATGCGGTTGTCGTTCGAGCGCAAGGCCGGCCCCGGCAGCCTCAGCCGCGCCCAATGGTCCGTGCTGGCCAATCTCGATCGTAATGACGGCATCAGCCAGGCCGAACTGGCCTGCCTGCTTGAAGTCGATCCGGTGACGGTCACCCGGCTGGTGGATCGGTTGGTCGCGGCCGAACTGGTGGTAAGATCGCCGGACCCCGACGACCGGCGGGTTCACAGGCTGTCGCTCACGGCCCATGCGCAACCGCATCTGGCGAGAATGGCGGAAATCGCCGGCATCGTGCGCTCCGAGGCGCTGGACGGCCTGGAGCCGGAGGAAGTCGAGCGTTTCACCCGCGTCGCCGACCATATCCGCAGCAATCTGTCCCGAGCCAGAACCCAGCATGCTGGGCGCGAGAAGGCAGCCGGCCGATGA
- a CDS encoding multidrug effflux MFS transporter, producing the protein MPQIQTAASGSSGGKRVSAGGTSGAGVGAGTNGVRRPSLFLLVSMTALGPLALNIFMPSMPGLGEYFGAPYGAVQLTLSVYLVGMAVSQLIYGPLSDRFGRRPLVLAGLAVYLAGTLAAFLAPTIEILIAARFLQAIGGSAGIVLGRAIVRDLYERDKAASMIAYVTMAMVVAPMVAPLMGGFIDTAFGWRASFALLLVAACAVLALTWRRLPETNHERIMLPGIGRMAATYAKLLRNPVFLGYTAQTAAMTAGFFAFLGGAPYVVVELMDRSPGTYGLYFIMTAIGYMAGNFTAGRISQRLGVDRMMAWGVAVTLSGAVLMLLPALAGMNHPLALFLPMVMMTFGNGLVLPNGMAGAISVSPGLTGSASGLSGFIQMGIGAAVSVIVGILVTTSALPMLIVIVAVSLGAVGAHIHTRKAQGRQADTAEPPADGVSSGARW; encoded by the coding sequence ATGCCCCAGATCCAAACAGCAGCGTCGGGCAGCAGCGGTGGCAAGCGCGTGAGCGCCGGCGGCACATCCGGAGCCGGGGTCGGGGCCGGCACCAACGGCGTTCGCCGGCCTTCGCTGTTCCTTCTGGTCTCGATGACGGCATTGGGGCCGCTGGCCCTGAATATCTTCATGCCGTCGATGCCCGGGCTGGGCGAATATTTCGGCGCTCCCTATGGCGCCGTACAACTGACGCTGTCGGTTTATCTGGTCGGGATGGCGGTATCCCAGCTCATCTACGGTCCGCTCTCGGATCGCTTCGGGCGCCGGCCGCTGGTGCTCGCCGGATTGGCGGTCTATCTCGCCGGAACGCTTGCGGCCTTTCTGGCGCCGACGATCGAAATCCTGATCGCAGCGCGTTTCCTGCAGGCCATCGGTGGCTCGGCCGGCATCGTTCTGGGGCGCGCCATTGTAAGAGATCTGTATGAGCGGGACAAAGCCGCCAGCATGATTGCCTATGTCACCATGGCGATGGTCGTCGCGCCCATGGTCGCTCCGCTGATGGGGGGATTCATCGACACGGCATTCGGCTGGCGGGCCAGCTTCGCATTGCTGCTCGTTGCTGCCTGCGCTGTCCTTGCTCTCACCTGGCGGCGCCTGCCTGAGACCAACCACGAGCGTATCATGTTGCCGGGAATCGGCCGGATGGCCGCTACCTATGCCAAACTGCTGCGCAACCCCGTATTCCTCGGCTATACCGCGCAGACGGCGGCGATGACGGCCGGCTTCTTCGCGTTCCTCGGGGGCGCGCCCTATGTCGTGGTCGAACTGATGGACCGGTCGCCCGGCACCTATGGCCTCTATTTCATCATGACGGCGATCGGCTATATGGCTGGAAATTTCACCGCCGGTCGCATTTCGCAGCGTCTGGGCGTCGATCGCATGATGGCGTGGGGTGTGGCGGTGACGCTTTCCGGCGCGGTGTTGATGCTGCTGCCGGCGCTGGCCGGAATGAACCATCCGCTGGCCCTTTTTCTGCCGATGGTGATGATGACATTTGGCAACGGTCTGGTGCTGCCCAACGGCATGGCGGGCGCGATCAGCGTCAGCCCTGGCCTGACCGGGTCCGCGAGCGGGCTTTCGGGCTTCATCCAGATGGGCATCGGCGCAGCGGTCAGCGTCATCGTCGGTATCCTCGTTACGACCAGCGCGCTGCCGATGCTTATTGTCATCGTTGCGGTTTCCCTTGGCGCCGTCGGCGCCCACATCCACACCCGTAAGGCTCAGGGAAGGCAGGCCGACACGGCCGAACCTCCGGCGGACGGGGTCTCGTCAGGCGCCCGCTGGTGA